One Dictyostelium discoideum AX4 chromosome 3 chromosome, whole genome shotgun sequence genomic region harbors:
- the ppr1 gene encoding protein phosphatase 4 regulatory subunit 1, whose amino-acid sequence MSDFIGLSDADNYDNIEESNGNEYVIDDSLPLIEKIKKYVKSELVLHRLYVIREFSDLIRIQFEQANEILITFIEEAVTDNEPVIRQALVEQIPSISECYIQFGREDGYQKVLKNLLPIVAQLTTDRNPQVRMSAVESLQDMARIIRHEDIEVHLIPFIKSLVNDSTDEEHRVQAANLCHNLAPILGEQLTKSIILPFIVKLSNDLSFRVRKSIALNLGGICQTIGVKDTTELLLPIFVQLSRDEMWAVRKGCAEVLIFISQNISPIERYSILIPVFEEFVGDDSSRWVNNTAFQNLGPFIATFEGSQITPKLLNLYTNMINPSTIRFPDSDLVTHCAFNFPAVLYTVGSSRWPELKETYLTLVKDTNWKVRRTLSHSIHEIAKILGPAETKASLVQCFNLFLQDLDEVRVGVVRHFSGFLASLEPAQRESYILIIHSFVNDPSKWRFRKLISKQIGEMCDLFNLKTNLTQLTPILITLLNDSVAKVRSYAASSVGHLILKILNSEVNYSGNNSSSNGTNTDVNNSNNSSNSSSNGTNTAEAELTLEEINQLKNSTIESIQCLGTDISFSNRQVFTKICGYLVEQLDPIYFEQTFLPTLLKLVHDPVPNVRLVTAEILCKIHSNQHFANNQDVASAIEVLQTDQDNDVLYFSKLNNNNNNDDNNSNVLNNNSDFNDDNNNNNNNNNNNNNNNNNNNNNNNNNNENNIEDNNNFNNNNNNTEVLTTE is encoded by the exons atgtcaGATTTTATTGGTTTATCAGATGCAGATAATTATGATAATATTG aagaatCAAATGGAAATGAATACGTTATTGATGACAGTTTACcgttaattgaaaaaattaaaaaatatgttaAAAGTGAATTAGTTCTTCATAg aTTATATGTTATTAGAGAATTTTCTGATTTAATTAGAATTCAATTTGAACAAGcaaatgaaatattaataacatttATAGAGGAAGCAGTAACAGATAATGAACCAGTGATTAGACAAGCATTAGTAGAACAAATTCCATCAATTAGTGAATGTTATATTCAATTTGGTAGAGAGGATGGTTATCAAAAAGTATTGAAAAATCTATTACCAATTGTAGCTCAATTAACCACTGACAGAAATCCACAAGTTAGAATGTCAGCCGTTGAATCATTACAAGATATGGCTAGAATCATTAGACATGAAGACATTGAAGTTCATTTAATAccttttattaaaagtttagTTAATGATTCAACTGATGAAGAGCATAGAGTTCAAGCtgcaaat cTTTGCCATAATTTAGCACCAATTTTAGGAGAACAATtaacaaaatcaataattttacctttcattgttaaattatcaaatgatcTTTCTTTTAGAGTTAGAAAATCAATCGCATTAAATTTAGGTGGTATTTGCCAAACTATTGGTGTTAAAGATACAACTGAATTATTG tTACCAATTTTCGTTCAATTATCAAGAGATGAAATGTGGGCTGTTAGAAAGGGTTGTGCTGAagtattaattttcattagtCAAAATATTTCTCCAATTGAAAGATATTCAATACTTATCCCTGTATTTGAAGAGTTTGTCGGTGACGAT tCATCAAGATGGGTAAATAATACAGCATTTCAAAATTTAGGACCATTCATTGCAACATTTGAAGGTTCTCAAATTAccccaaaattattaaatctctATACCAATATGATCAATCCATCAACTATTAGATTCCCTGATAGTGATTTGGTTACTCATTGTGCTTTTAATTTCCCTGCTGTATTATACACTGTTGGTAGTTCAAGATGGCctgaattaaaagaaactTATTTAACTTTAGTTAAAGATACAAAT TGGAAAGTAAGAAGAACTTTATCTCATTCAATTCATGAGATTGCAAAGATTTTAGGACCAGCTGAAACTAAAGCATCATTGGTACAATGTTTCAATTTATTCTTACAAGATTTAGATGAAGTTAGAGTTGGTGTTGTTAGACATTTCTCTGGTTTCCTTGCTTCATTAGAACCTGCTCAAAGAGAATCTTACATATTAATCATTCATAGTTTTGTTAATGATCCAAGTAAATGGagatttagaaaattaatttcaaa acaAATTGGAGAAATGTGCGacttatttaatttaaagacAAATTTAACTCAATTaacaccaattttaattacttTATTAAATGACTCTGTTGCAAAGGTTAGATCATATGCCGCTTCTAGCGTTggtcatttaattttaaagattttaaatagtGAAGTTAATTATAGCGGTAATAACAGCAGCAGCAATGGAACAAATACAgatgtaaataatagtaataatagtagcaaCAGCAGCAGCAATGGAACAAATACAGCTGAAGCAGAATTAACATTAGAagaaattaatcaattaaagaattctACCATTGAAAGTATTCAATGTTTAGGAACtgatatttcattttcaaatagaCAGGTTTTTACAAAGATTTGTGGTTATCTCGTTGAGCAATTAGATCCAATTTACTTTGAACAAACCTTTTTACCAACTCTATTAAAATTGGTTCACGATCCAGTACCAAATGTTAGATTAGTTACTGCTGAAATCTTATGTAAAATTCACTCTAATCAACACTTTGCAAATAATCAAGATGTTGCTTCTGCAATTGAAGTACTTCAAACTGATCAAGATAATGATGTTTTATATTTcagtaaattaaataataataataataatgatgataataatagtaatgttttaaataataatagtgattttaatgatgataataataataataataataataataataataataataataataataataataataataataataataataataataatgaaaataatatagaagataataataattttaataataataataataatactgaaGTTTTAACGacagaataa
- a CDS encoding hypothetical protein (Group-specific antigen): MLFKGDRWAISKERSRRDYEIGGLELWNRDLAWRYLLKALPKHHGENCHSCKEEESSMHIFFECKSIKQNIDSIYQKVCKDSNNTYHGPWSEKVLGKLLTPFSSNLIGAIMESIWYRRNQIKFNDNTTIITENQIIHKIKKARDAEWDRTRKIVEKQLRQELRCTDNRESINRTASIKRRLEKFSHNWNSKLMTINIPEHFIPYCSYNTNYS, translated from the coding sequence ATGTTATTCAAAGGGGACAGGTGGGCTATCTCAAAAGAAAGGAGCAGAAGAGACTATGAAATTGGAGGCCTGGAACTCTGGAATAGGGACTTAGCATGGAGATATCTACTCAAGGCACTTCCAAAACACCATGGGGAGAATTGCCACTCATGTAAAGAAGAAGAATCGTCTATGCACATCTTCTTCGAATGCAAATCAATAAAACAGAATATCGACTCAATCTATCAAAAGGTCTGTAAAGACTCCAACAACACTTACCACGGTCCATGGAGCGAAAAAGTTCTCGGAAAACTACTCACACCATTCTCATCAAATCTGATAGGAGCCATTATGGAATCGATATGGTACAgaagaaatcaaataaaattcaacGATAACACTACAATAATAACAGAGAACCAAATAAttcataaaatcaaaaaagcgAGAGATGCCGAATGGGATAGAACAAGAAAGATAGTAGAAAAACAACTACGTCAAGAACTAAGATGCACTGATAACCGAGAGTCAATCAATCGGACCGCATCAATAAAAAGAAGACTCGAAAAATTCAGCCACAACTGGAACTCGAAACTCATGACCATAAACATCCCGGAACACTTCATACCATACTGCTCATATAACACCAACTactcataa